Proteins found in one Hyla sarda isolate aHylSar1 chromosome 7, aHylSar1.hap1, whole genome shotgun sequence genomic segment:
- the LOC130281736 gene encoding D(1C) dopamine receptor translates to MENFSTYNVTIQVLNAELDATSKDLSLRALTGLLLSLLILSTLLGNTLVCLAVIKFRHLRSKVTNFFVISLAVSDLFVALLVMPWKAVTEVAGYWLFGNFCDTWIAFDIMCSTASILNLCIISLDRYWAIASPFRYERKMTQRMAFIMIGVAWTLSILISFIPVQLSWHKSQGTVGELNATNQTENCDSSLNRTYAISSSLISFYIPVVIMIGTYTRIYRIAQTQIRRISSLERAVEHAQSCHPDCPHENSLKTSFRKETKVLKTLSIIMGVFVFCWLPFFVLNCVVPFCHIYLPGNNDAEPPCVSETTFSIFVWFGWANSSLNPVIYAFNADFRKAFTTILGCNRFCSSTNVEAVNFSNELVSYHHDTTFQKDIPVTFNSSQLPNAVSQDQEDLEGHCFDKVSVISNSHGTRSHKNLLLPVSVQFECEAEISLETITPFTSAGPLECHSHTVTGEDTKYTTKLY, encoded by the coding sequence ATGGAAAACTTCTCAACTTACAATGTCACAATCCAGGTGTTAAATGCAGAACTAGATGCTACCAGCAAGGACCTGAGCCTTCGAGCACTTACAGGCTTGTTGTTGTCTCTGCTCATACTTTCAACTCTCTTGGGGAACACGTTGGTATGTCTAGCTGTCATCAAGTTCAGACACCTCAGGTCCAAGGTGACCAATTTCTTTGTCATCTCTTTGGCTGTGTCAGATctatttgttgcacttctggtgATGCCATGGAAGGCAGTGACTGAAGTAGCAGGGTACTGGCTCTTTGGAAACTTTTGTGACACCTGGATAGCCTTTGACATAATGTGCTCCACAGCTTCCATCTTGAATCTGTGCATTATTAGCTTGGACCGATATTGGGCAATAGCAAGTCCTTTCAGATATGAAAGAAAAATGACCCAGAGAATGGCATTCATCATGATTGGCGTAGCCTGGACTTTATCCATATTAATATCATTCATTCCAGTACAGCTCAGCTGGCATAAATCCCAAGGGACTGTTGGAGAGCTTAATGCTACAAACCAGACAGAGAACTGTGACTCCAGTCTTAACAGGACATATGCAATATCTTCTTCTCTTATTAGCTTCTACATACCTGTTGTTATCATGATTGGAACATATACGAGAATATATAGGATAGCTCAGACTCAGATCAGGAGAATATCTTCTCTTGAAAGAGCAGTAGAGCATGCTCAGAGCTGTCACCCCGATTGTCCCCATGAAAACTCTCTAAAGACTTCTTTCAGGAAGGAGACCAAAGTTCTAAAGACATTATCCATTATCATGGGGGTATTTGTGTTCTGCTGGCTTCCATTCTTTGTTCTAAACTGCGTAGTACCTTTCTGTCACATTTATCTACCTGGAAATAATGATGCAGAACCCCCATGTGTAAGTGAAACCACATTCAGCATATTTGTGTGGTTTGGGTGGGCTAACTCATCCCTAAACCCTGTCATTTATGCATTTAATGCAGATTTTAGAAAAGCTTTCACTACCATACTGGGATGTAACAGATTCTGTTCCAGCACAAATGTTGAAGCTGTCAACTTCAGCAATGAGTTAGTGTCCTACCATCACGACACTACGTTTCAGAAAGATATCCCAGTCACTTTTAATAGCTCCCAGCTCCCCAATGCTGTTTCTCAAGATCAAGAAGATTTGGAAGGGCATTGTTTTGACAAAGTGTCTGTCATATCGAATTCTCATGGAACCAGAAGTCATAAGAACTTACTGTTACCTGTTAGTGTCCAGTTTGAATGTGAGGCAGAAATATCATTGGAAACAATTACCCCATTTACCTCTGCAGGACCCTTAGAATGTCATTCACATACAGTGACTGGTGAAGACACTAAATATACTACAAAACTATATTAG